In Streptomyces sp. NBC_01439, the following are encoded in one genomic region:
- a CDS encoding bifunctional RNase H/acid phosphatase — translation MPQFVVEADGGSRGNPGPAGYGAVVLDPATGETLAERAEYIGVATNNVAEYKGLIAGLAAARDLASDAQVLVRMDSKLVVEQMSGRWKIKHPDMKPLAAEAARILPRAQVTYEWIPRERNKHADRLANEAMDAGKRGQQWEPSASTAALDHGAARALATPPAPAGPPGDAAKGAAAVRAALLASSGAAATAAQEAADSLFADAEALADAIEPCLDADAPAVAAGSHGWGPDMGAPATFVLLRHGETALTPQKRFSGSGGSDPELSPAGLRQAAAVAEALAVRGTIQNVISSPLRRCRETAQAVADRLGLTVTVEEGLREVDFGAWEGLTFAEVQQRFPDDLQAWLDSPKAAPTGGGESFMSATRRISATRDRLLSAHAGRTVLLVTHVTPVKILVRLALGAPPEALFRMELSAASLSAVAYYADGNASVRLLNETSHLR, via the coding sequence ATGCCGCAGTTTGTCGTGGAGGCGGACGGCGGGTCCCGGGGCAACCCGGGGCCGGCCGGCTACGGCGCGGTGGTGCTCGACCCGGCGACCGGCGAGACGCTGGCCGAGCGCGCCGAGTACATCGGCGTCGCGACGAACAACGTGGCCGAGTACAAGGGCCTGATCGCCGGGCTCGCGGCGGCCCGTGACCTGGCGTCAGACGCGCAGGTCCTGGTCCGCATGGACTCGAAGCTGGTCGTCGAGCAGATGTCGGGCCGCTGGAAGATCAAGCACCCGGACATGAAGCCGCTCGCGGCCGAGGCCGCCCGGATCCTGCCGCGCGCGCAGGTGACGTACGAGTGGATCCCGCGCGAGCGGAACAAGCACGCTGACCGGCTCGCGAACGAGGCGATGGACGCGGGCAAGCGCGGCCAGCAGTGGGAGCCGTCGGCGTCCACGGCCGCCCTCGACCACGGCGCGGCGCGCGCCCTGGCCACCCCGCCGGCGCCGGCGGGCCCGCCGGGGGACGCGGCGAAGGGGGCCGCGGCCGTCCGCGCGGCCCTGCTCGCCTCCTCCGGAGCGGCGGCCACGGCCGCCCAGGAGGCCGCCGACTCGCTGTTCGCCGACGCCGAGGCCCTGGCGGACGCCATCGAGCCCTGCCTCGACGCCGATGCCCCCGCGGTCGCCGCGGGCAGCCACGGTTGGGGCCCGGACATGGGGGCGCCGGCCACCTTCGTACTGCTGCGGCACGGCGAGACCGCCCTCACCCCGCAGAAGCGCTTCTCCGGCAGCGGCGGCAGCGACCCCGAACTGTCCCCGGCGGGCCTGCGGCAGGCCGCCGCGGTGGCCGAGGCGCTCGCCGTACGCGGCACCATCCAGAACGTCATCAGCTCCCCGCTGCGCCGCTGCCGGGAGACCGCCCAGGCCGTCGCGGACCGTCTCGGCCTCACGGTGACGGTCGAAGAGGGCCTGCGCGAGGTGGACTTCGGGGCGTGGGAGGGTCTGACCTTCGCCGAGGTGCAGCAGCGCTTCCCGGACGACCTCCAGGCCTGGCTGGACTCCCCGAAGGCGGCCCCCACGGGCGGCGGCGAGAGCTTCATGTCCGCCACCCGCCGGATCTCGGCCACCCGTGACCGCCTGCTGTCCGCCCACGCGGGCCGCACGGTCCTGCTGGTCACCCATGTGACCCCGGTCAAGATCCTGGTCCGCCTCGCCCTGGGCGCCCCGCCGGAAGCCCTGTTCCGCATGGAGCTCTCGGCGGCCTCCCTCTCGGCGGTGGCCTACTACGCGGACGGCAACGCCTCGGTCCGCCTCCTGAACGAGACGTCCCACCTGCGGTAG
- a CDS encoding TetR/AcrR family transcriptional regulator: protein MPKTPDATRRSDRSRRAILDAALTLVGEVGYNKLTIEAIAARAGVGKQTIYRWWPSKAAVLLDASLALFGDAETEVEWTGFPDTGDLAADLKHVLRATVDQFNDEKYDAPTRALTAAGATDPELGARFTEQLLEPQLALYEERLRAAREAGRLAPDADLRLTVEMLVGPLTYRWLMRTAPLTHAYTDALVDRVLGGVLPDRQDTP, encoded by the coding sequence ATGCCCAAGACCCCTGACGCCACCCGCCGCAGCGACCGCTCCCGGCGCGCCATCCTCGACGCCGCGCTCACCCTCGTCGGGGAGGTCGGCTACAACAAGCTGACCATCGAGGCCATCGCCGCCCGCGCGGGCGTCGGCAAGCAGACCATCTACCGCTGGTGGCCGTCGAAGGCCGCCGTCCTCCTCGACGCCTCGCTGGCCCTCTTCGGCGACGCGGAGACGGAGGTCGAATGGACCGGCTTCCCCGACACCGGGGACCTCGCCGCCGACCTGAAGCACGTCCTGCGGGCGACCGTCGACCAGTTCAACGACGAGAAGTACGACGCCCCCACGCGCGCCCTGACCGCCGCCGGGGCCACCGACCCCGAGCTCGGCGCCCGCTTCACGGAACAGCTGCTAGAGCCCCAGCTCGCCCTGTACGAGGAGCGGTTGCGCGCGGCCCGGGAGGCCGGCCGGCTCGCGCCGGACGCGGACCTGCGCCTCACGGTCGAGATGCTCGTCGGACCGCTCACCTACCGCTGGCTGATGCGCACCGCGCCCCTGACGCACGCGTACACCGACGCGCTCGTGGACCGGGTGCTGGGGGGTGTCTTGCCTGATCGGCAAGACACCCCCTGA
- a CDS encoding RNB domain-containing ribonuclease has protein sequence MPRRQMHMTGADGAALRAALRELRTELEVPGEFPAAALAEAEHAAAHPRLPDLDSTDVPFFTIDPPASVDLDQAVHLAKRSGGGYRVHYAIADVAAFVTPGGALDAEAHRRVTTLYFPDGKVPLHPAVLSEGAASLLPDQVRPALVWRFDLDPDGRVETVDVRRALIRSRARLDYDRVQKAIDTGTAEEPLALLKDIGRLREALEQARGGISLNVPEQEVAAHDGTYSLAYRAPLPADGWNAQLSLMTGMAAADLMLATGTGILRTLPSAPDGAVGRLRRTAKALRIDWPHHVPYAELVRSLDPHRPAHAAFLQECTALLRGAGYTAFTGGERPDPAIHSAVAAPYTHCTAPLRRLVDRYSGELCVAAVAGAEPPEWVTAALPALPDEMAAGGRLANTVERESVDLVEAAVLKDRVGETFEATVIDVKDREPLVGTVHLEDPAVVGRVRSTALDLPLGERIRVRLTEADPGTSKILFAPV, from the coding sequence ATGCCACGCCGTCAGATGCACATGACCGGCGCAGACGGGGCTGCTCTGCGGGCCGCGCTGCGCGAACTGCGGACGGAGCTGGAGGTGCCCGGGGAGTTCCCGGCCGCAGCCCTCGCCGAGGCCGAACACGCGGCGGCGCACCCCCGCCTCCCGGACCTGGACAGTACGGACGTCCCCTTCTTCACGATCGACCCGCCGGCCTCCGTCGACCTCGACCAGGCCGTGCACTTGGCGAAGCGCTCCGGCGGCGGGTACCGGGTGCACTACGCCATCGCCGACGTCGCCGCGTTCGTCACCCCCGGCGGCGCGCTCGACGCCGAGGCCCACCGGCGCGTGACCACCCTCTACTTCCCCGACGGGAAGGTCCCGCTGCACCCGGCCGTCCTCTCGGAGGGCGCGGCCAGCCTGCTGCCCGACCAGGTCCGCCCGGCCCTGGTGTGGCGCTTCGACCTGGACCCCGACGGCCGCGTCGAGACCGTCGACGTCCGCCGCGCCCTGATCCGCAGCCGGGCCCGACTCGACTACGACCGGGTCCAGAAGGCCATCGACACCGGAACGGCGGAGGAACCGCTCGCCCTCCTGAAGGACATCGGCCGGCTCCGCGAGGCCCTGGAACAGGCGCGCGGCGGCATCTCCCTCAACGTGCCCGAACAAGAGGTCGCCGCGCACGACGGCACGTACTCCCTGGCCTACCGCGCCCCGCTGCCCGCCGACGGCTGGAACGCACAGCTCTCCCTGATGACCGGCATGGCCGCGGCCGATCTGATGCTGGCCACCGGCACCGGCATCCTGCGCACGCTGCCCAGCGCCCCCGACGGCGCGGTCGGCAGGCTCCGGCGGACGGCGAAGGCCCTGCGGATCGACTGGCCGCACCACGTGCCGTACGCCGAACTCGTGCGCTCCCTCGACCCGCACCGCCCCGCCCACGCCGCCTTCCTCCAGGAGTGCACGGCCCTGCTGCGCGGCGCGGGCTACACCGCGTTCACCGGCGGCGAGCGCCCCGACCCGGCGATCCATTCCGCGGTGGCGGCCCCGTACACGCACTGCACGGCGCCGCTGCGCCGCCTCGTCGACCGGTACTCCGGGGAGCTGTGCGTGGCGGCGGTGGCAGGGGCCGAACCGCCGGAGTGGGTCACGGCCGCGCTCCCCGCGCTCCCGGACGAGATGGCGGCGGGTGGCCGGCTGGCGAACACGGTGGAACGGGAGTCCGTGGACCTGGTCGAGGCCGCCGTGCTGAAGGACCGCGTCGGGGAGACCTTCGAGGCCACGGTCATCGACGTCAAGGACCGGGAGCCACTGGTGGGCACGGTGCACCTGGAGGACCCGGCGGTGGTCGGCCGCGTCCGGTCCACCGCGCTCGACCTGCCCCTGGGCGAACGGATCCGGGTCCGGCTCACGGAGGCCGACCCGGGCACGTCGAAGATCCTCTTCGCGCCCGTCTAG
- a CDS encoding bifunctional DNA primase/polymerase, which translates to MGSESGRVKRGEQSRISQWLRRRQKPTAEDPGAEREALLLAVAAAGLPLAPAAHPAGYRCSCDRIGCPTPARHPISFAWQTQSTTDRSQVERWARNQPQANFITATGMVHDVLDVPLEAGTDALDRLLLAGIKVGPVAESGGTGDQARMLFFTATRGTPEDEDEWWPCALDCHPETMDEHPGLRWHCRGSYVLVPPAALPGDRAVTWIRGMEHPLPDPLTLLETLTDACAAYAGAADRSPATAAWPLSQ; encoded by the coding sequence ATGGGGTCTGAGTCCGGCCGCGTCAAACGCGGCGAGCAGAGCAGGATTTCCCAGTGGTTGCGCCGGCGGCAGAAGCCCACCGCCGAGGACCCGGGAGCGGAGCGCGAGGCGCTCCTCCTGGCCGTCGCCGCCGCGGGCCTGCCGCTCGCCCCCGCCGCCCATCCCGCCGGTTACCGATGTTCGTGCGACCGGATCGGCTGTCCGACGCCCGCACGGCACCCCATCTCCTTCGCCTGGCAGACCCAGTCGACCACCGACCGCTCACAGGTCGAGCGCTGGGCGCGCAACCAACCCCAGGCCAACTTCATCACCGCGACCGGCATGGTCCACGACGTGCTCGACGTCCCGCTGGAAGCCGGCACCGACGCCCTCGACCGACTCCTGCTCGCCGGCATCAAGGTCGGCCCCGTCGCCGAGTCGGGCGGCACCGGTGACCAGGCCCGGATGCTCTTCTTCACCGCCACCCGCGGCACCCCCGAGGACGAGGACGAGTGGTGGCCCTGCGCACTGGACTGCCACCCCGAGACGATGGACGAACACCCGGGCCTGCGCTGGCACTGCCGCGGCAGCTACGTCCTGGTCCCGCCGGCCGCCCTCCCCGGTGACCGGGCGGTGACCTGGATCCGGGGCATGGAGCACCCCCTCCCGGACCCGCTCACCCTCCTCGAAACCCTCACCGACGCCTGCGCCGCCTACGCGGGCGCCGCCGACCGCAGCCCGGCCACGGCGGCCTGGCCCCTGAGCCAGTAG
- a CDS encoding MerR family transcriptional regulator, which translates to MRIGEIAAVVGITTRAIRHYHHVGLLPEPERRPNGYRAYSLRDAVLLARVRRLTELGLGLDEVRDVLADDAGRELADVLTELDADLARQEAEIQERRRRLAVLLAAGPGEAEPLSPGLAELLAKAPPTDSPAAAKDREHLTLLDATGAAGQEVYAALGPLAADPAVLALYVRLDELADAPVDDPRIPPLAAELVAAVPDEVFAAIPTDGVVVTGFKEALLAEYAPAQAEVVRLVMEAFIERGRG; encoded by the coding sequence ATGCGGATCGGAGAGATCGCCGCGGTCGTCGGGATCACCACCCGGGCGATCCGGCACTACCACCACGTCGGGCTGCTCCCGGAACCGGAGCGGCGCCCCAACGGCTACCGGGCCTACAGCCTCCGTGACGCCGTCCTGCTGGCCCGCGTACGCCGGCTCACCGAGCTCGGGCTCGGTCTCGACGAGGTGCGGGACGTCCTCGCGGACGACGCCGGGCGCGAACTCGCCGACGTCCTCACGGAACTCGACGCCGACCTCGCCCGCCAGGAGGCCGAGATCCAGGAGCGGCGGCGCCGGCTCGCCGTGCTGCTCGCCGCCGGGCCCGGGGAGGCCGAACCGCTCTCGCCCGGGCTCGCCGAGCTGCTGGCGAAGGCGCCGCCGACCGACTCGCCGGCCGCCGCGAAGGACCGCGAACACCTGACCCTGCTCGACGCGACGGGCGCGGCCGGTCAGGAGGTGTACGCCGCACTCGGGCCGCTGGCCGCCGATCCCGCCGTGCTCGCGCTGTACGTGCGCCTCGACGAGCTCGCCGACGCGCCCGTGGACGACCCGCGGATCCCGCCCCTGGCGGCGGAGCTGGTGGCGGCCGTCCCCGACGAGGTGTTCGCCGCGATCCCCACCGACGGGGTGGTCGTGACCGGGTTCAAGGAGGCGCTGCTCGCCGAGTACGCGCCCGCGCAGGCCGAAGTCGTCCGCCTCGTCATGGAGGCGTTCATCGAGAGGGGGCGGGGATGA
- a CDS encoding MaoC/PaaZ C-terminal domain-containing protein, whose product MPIDAAKALAADPRLGDIGWDHKDVQLYHLGLGAGRPATDPDELRYTLESKLHVLPSFATVAGAGMAMLGGLAAPGIDVNLAAVLHGGHSIELHRPIPVKGRATSRSKVAAVYDKGKAAVIVLRSEVADADGPLWTSDAQIFVRGEGGFGGERGPSAKEKLPGRAPDRTEERHIREDQALLYRLSGDWNPLHADPEFAKTAGFDQPILHGLCSYGMTLKAVVDTALGGDVSRVRAYRTRFAGIVYPGETLRIRMWQEPGRVQVSVTAAERDDAPVLADTVVEHA is encoded by the coding sequence ATGCCGATCGATGCCGCCAAGGCCCTCGCCGCCGACCCCCGCCTGGGGGACATCGGCTGGGACCACAAGGACGTCCAGCTCTACCACCTCGGCCTCGGCGCGGGCCGGCCGGCCACCGACCCGGACGAGCTGCGCTACACCCTCGAATCCAAGCTCCACGTCCTGCCCAGCTTCGCGACCGTCGCCGGCGCCGGCATGGCCATGCTGGGCGGCCTCGCCGCACCCGGGATCGACGTCAACCTCGCCGCCGTCCTGCACGGCGGCCACTCCATCGAGCTGCACCGGCCCATCCCCGTCAAGGGGCGGGCCACCTCCCGCTCGAAGGTCGCCGCCGTCTACGACAAGGGCAAGGCGGCCGTGATCGTGCTGCGCTCGGAGGTCGCGGACGCCGACGGGCCGCTGTGGACGAGCGACGCGCAGATCTTCGTACGCGGGGAGGGCGGCTTCGGCGGTGAGCGCGGGCCCTCCGCCAAGGAGAAGCTCCCCGGGCGCGCGCCCGACCGTACCGAGGAGCGGCACATCCGTGAGGACCAGGCGCTCCTCTACCGCCTCTCCGGCGACTGGAACCCGCTGCACGCCGACCCCGAGTTCGCCAAGACGGCCGGCTTCGATCAGCCGATCCTGCACGGCCTGTGCTCGTACGGGATGACCCTCAAGGCCGTCGTCGACACGGCCCTGGGCGGGGACGTCTCCCGGGTCCGCGCCTACCGCACGCGCTTCGCCGGGATCGTCTACCCGGGCGAGACCCTGCGGATCCGGATGTGGCAGGAGCCGGGCCGGGTCCAGGTCTCGGTGACCGCCGCAGAACGCGACGACGCGCCGGTCCTCGCCGACACCGTCGTCGAACACGCCTAG
- a CDS encoding Zn-dependent alcohol dehydrogenase, translating into MRAALQSEIGQDKLEVVDDMEAVGLGPGKVKIRIKATGLCHSDLSAMSGVLPQPAPFIPGHEGSGVISDVGDGVTALKQGDRVLVCWLPPCGHCPSCKRGQGHLCLASLVNAGTPNFRRAGGDIFGFAATGTFAEELVVDAACAVPIPDDVPFDIAALIGCGVTTGLGAAINTAKVEAGSSVAVIGCGGVGISVIQGAKVQGAAQIIAVDPVESRREAALRFGATEAVGPEAFDDAKNRITGGEGFDYVFEVVGKSATAQTAYKMTRRGGSVVIVGAGALDDNFQIDMFSLFFDEKKILPSMYGGGDVLRSYERTIALWRAGRVDLAGLITHRVQLAEINDALDQMRTGVALRTCIEL; encoded by the coding sequence GTGCGCGCAGCACTGCAGAGCGAGATCGGCCAGGACAAGCTCGAGGTCGTCGACGACATGGAGGCCGTCGGCCTCGGCCCCGGCAAGGTGAAGATCCGGATCAAGGCCACCGGCCTGTGCCACTCGGACCTGTCCGCGATGAGCGGCGTCCTGCCGCAGCCCGCTCCCTTCATCCCGGGCCACGAGGGCTCCGGGGTGATCTCCGACGTCGGTGACGGGGTGACCGCCCTCAAGCAGGGCGACCGGGTCCTGGTCTGCTGGCTGCCGCCGTGCGGCCACTGCCCGTCCTGCAAGCGCGGCCAGGGCCACCTGTGCCTGGCGAGCCTGGTCAACGCGGGCACCCCCAACTTCCGCCGAGCGGGCGGTGACATCTTCGGCTTCGCCGCCACCGGCACCTTCGCCGAGGAGCTCGTGGTCGACGCCGCGTGCGCCGTCCCGATCCCCGACGACGTGCCCTTCGACATCGCCGCGCTCATCGGCTGCGGGGTCACCACCGGCCTCGGCGCCGCCATCAACACCGCCAAGGTGGAGGCCGGATCCTCGGTGGCCGTCATCGGCTGCGGCGGCGTCGGCATCTCCGTCATCCAGGGCGCCAAGGTCCAGGGCGCGGCCCAGATCATCGCCGTCGACCCGGTGGAGTCGCGGCGCGAGGCGGCCCTGCGGTTCGGGGCCACCGAGGCGGTGGGGCCGGAGGCCTTCGACGACGCCAAGAACCGGATCACCGGCGGCGAGGGCTTCGACTACGTCTTCGAGGTCGTCGGCAAGTCCGCCACCGCGCAGACCGCCTACAAGATGACCCGCCGCGGCGGCAGCGTGGTGATCGTCGGCGCCGGTGCGCTGGACGACAACTTCCAGATCGACATGTTCTCGCTCTTCTTCGACGAGAAGAAGATCCTGCCGTCGATGTACGGCGGCGGGGACGTGCTCCGCTCCTACGAGCGCACCATCGCGCTGTGGCGGGCCGGCCGGGTGGACCTGGCGGGCCTGATCACGCACCGGGTGCAGCTCGCCGAGATCAACGACGCGCTCGACCAGATGCGTACGGGCGTCGCCCTGCGCACCTGCATCGAACTCTGA
- the yaaA gene encoding peroxide stress protein YaaA — translation MLVLLPPSEGKAAGGSGAPLKPEALSLPGLAPARAAVLEELVELCAADETKAREVLGLSEGLRGEVAKNAELRTAGARPAGEVYTGVLYDALGLADLPAAARASAEDALLVFSGLWGAVRVGDAIPSYRCSMGVKLPGLGALGAHWRGPMAEVMPEAAGDGLVLDLRSAAYGAAWKPKGEVATRTATVRVLHAQLVDGVEKRSVVSHFNKATKGRLVRDLLLAGAVPASPAELVTALRDLGYVVEAEAPAKAGKAWSLDVVVTQIHH, via the coding sequence GTGCTCGTGCTGCTGCCGCCGTCCGAGGGAAAGGCCGCCGGCGGCTCCGGCGCACCCCTGAAGCCGGAGGCGCTGTCGCTGCCCGGTCTGGCCCCGGCCCGTGCGGCGGTGCTGGAGGAGCTCGTCGAGCTGTGCGCGGCGGACGAGACGAAGGCGCGCGAGGTGCTGGGCCTGAGCGAGGGCCTGCGCGGCGAGGTCGCCAAGAACGCGGAGCTGCGTACGGCGGGGGCCCGTCCGGCGGGCGAGGTCTACACGGGCGTGCTCTACGACGCGCTGGGCCTGGCCGACCTGCCCGCGGCGGCGCGGGCGTCGGCCGAGGACGCGCTGCTCGTCTTCTCGGGGCTGTGGGGTGCGGTGCGGGTCGGCGACGCGATCCCCTCGTACCGCTGCTCGATGGGGGTGAAGCTGCCCGGGCTGGGCGCGCTGGGCGCGCACTGGCGGGGGCCGATGGCGGAGGTCATGCCGGAGGCGGCCGGGGACGGGCTGGTGCTGGACCTGCGGTCGGCGGCGTACGGGGCCGCGTGGAAGCCGAAGGGTGAGGTGGCGACGCGGACCGCGACCGTCCGGGTGCTGCACGCGCAGCTCGTGGACGGGGTGGAGAAGAGGTCGGTGGTGAGCCACTTCAACAAGGCGACGAAGGGGCGGCTGGTACGGGACCTGCTGCTGGCGGGGGCCGTTCCGGCTTCGCCCGCCGAGCTGGTCACGGCCCTGCGGGACCTGGGCTACGTCGTCGAGGCCGAAGCCCCTGCGAAGGCGGGCAAGGCCTGGTCCCTCGACGTGGTCGTGACGCAGATCCACCACTGA
- a CDS encoding Nif3-like dinuclear metal center hexameric protein: MPRLSEVIAALDALWPPSRAEQWDAVGTVCGDPDAEVTRVLFAVDPVQEIADEAVKLGADLIITHHPLYLRGTTTVEAGTFKGRVVHTLIKNDIALHVAHTNADTADPGVSDALAGALGLRITGPLVADPSDPDGRRGLGRICELDHPETLREFAARAAAWLPPTAQGIRVAGDPDALVRRVAVSGGSGDSLFEQVRAAGVDVFLTADLRHHPASEARETSRPLALVDAAHWATEWPWCEQAAAQLDAISERHGWGLRTHVSRTVTDPWTAHAPSVTPPSISGAPN; the protein is encoded by the coding sequence GTGCCCCGTCTCTCTGAAGTCATCGCCGCGCTGGACGCTCTCTGGCCCCCCTCGCGGGCCGAGCAGTGGGACGCCGTCGGAACCGTCTGCGGCGACCCGGACGCCGAGGTCACCCGGGTCCTGTTCGCGGTCGACCCCGTCCAGGAGATCGCCGACGAGGCGGTGAAGCTGGGCGCCGACCTGATCATCACCCACCACCCCCTCTACCTGCGGGGCACCACCACCGTCGAGGCCGGCACCTTCAAGGGCCGCGTCGTGCACACGCTGATCAAGAACGACATCGCGCTGCACGTCGCCCACACCAACGCGGACACCGCCGACCCCGGGGTTTCCGACGCCCTCGCCGGCGCCCTCGGCCTGCGGATCACCGGCCCGCTGGTGGCGGACCCGAGCGACCCTGACGGCCGCCGGGGCCTCGGCCGGATCTGCGAACTGGACCACCCCGAGACGCTGCGCGAGTTCGCCGCCCGCGCCGCGGCCTGGCTGCCGCCGACCGCCCAGGGCATCCGCGTGGCCGGCGACCCGGACGCACTGGTCCGCCGCGTCGCCGTCAGCGGCGGCTCCGGCGACAGCCTCTTCGAGCAGGTCCGCGCCGCCGGTGTGGACGTGTTCCTGACCGCCGACCTGCGCCACCACCCGGCCTCCGAGGCCCGCGAGACGAGCCGCCCGCTCGCCCTCGTCGACGCCGCCCACTGGGCCACCGAGTGGCCCTGGTGCGAGCAGGCCGCGGCCCAGCTCGACGCGATCTCCGAGCGCCACGGCTGGGGTCTGCGCACCCACGTCTCGCGCACGGTCACCGACCCCTGGACGGCGCACGCGCCGTCCGTCACACCCCCTTCTATCTCTGGAGCCCCCAACTGA
- a CDS encoding zinc ribbon domain-containing protein, giving the protein MNAEPADQIRLLDVQALDVRLSQLAHKRKSLPEHAELDSLTKDLAQQRDLLVAAQTQASDTAREQTKAEQDVDQVRQRAVRDQQRLDSGVGISARDLANLQSEVVSLAKRQGDLEDVVLEVMERLEGAQERVTGLTERVSALEAKTADATARRDAATTEIDTEVAKVTKDREVIVASMPTDLMALYEKIRVKQGGVGAARLYQRRCEGCRLELDMAEVNEIKSAARDQVVRHENCGRILVRTADSGI; this is encoded by the coding sequence CTGAACGCCGAGCCCGCCGACCAGATCCGACTTCTCGACGTCCAGGCGCTGGACGTCCGGCTGTCTCAGCTCGCCCACAAGCGCAAGTCGCTGCCCGAGCACGCCGAGCTCGACTCGCTCACCAAGGACCTGGCGCAGCAGCGCGACCTGCTCGTCGCCGCCCAGACCCAGGCGAGCGACACCGCGCGCGAGCAGACCAAGGCGGAGCAGGACGTGGACCAGGTGCGCCAGCGCGCCGTCCGCGACCAGCAGCGGCTCGACTCGGGCGTGGGCATCTCGGCCCGGGACCTGGCGAACCTGCAGAGCGAGGTCGTCTCCCTCGCCAAGCGCCAGGGCGACCTGGAGGACGTGGTCCTGGAGGTCATGGAGCGTCTGGAGGGTGCGCAGGAGCGCGTCACCGGGCTGACCGAGCGCGTCTCGGCCCTGGAGGCCAAGACCGCGGACGCCACCGCCCGCCGGGACGCGGCGACCACCGAGATCGACACCGAGGTCGCGAAGGTCACCAAGGACCGCGAGGTCATCGTCGCGTCCATGCCGACCGACCTGATGGCGCTGTACGAGAAGATCCGCGTCAAGCAGGGCGGGGTCGGCGCGGCCCGCCTCTACCAGCGCCGCTGCGAGGGCTGCCGGCTGGAGCTCGACATGGCCGAGGTCAACGAGATCAAGTCCGCGGCCCGTGACCAGGTCGTCCGTCACGAGAACTGCGGCCGCATCCTGGTCCGTACGGCCGACTCGGGCATCTGA
- a CDS encoding 3-oxoacyl-ACP reductase has protein sequence MSLPLEGLSAIVTGAGRGLGRAEAIELARLGASVVVNDFGQSGRDGSGEASAAPAEEVAAEIRAAGGRAVAHLGDVADFEQARELVELAVSSFGKLDVLVNNAGILRDRMVFSMSEEEWDSVIRVHLKGHFNTTHFASVHWRERSKAAGGPVYGRIVNTSSEAFLGGSAGQPNYAAAKGGIVGLTTSTALALAKYGVTANAICPRARTRMTEDVFAGFQVPEEGKLDALAPEHVAPLVGYLASPASARANGQLFVVHGGIVVVMERPKVAAKFDTAKESFSFEELDELLTPHYASRPANETFAATEVLGLKHA, from the coding sequence ATGTCACTCCCACTTGAGGGGCTCTCCGCCATCGTCACGGGTGCGGGCCGCGGGCTCGGCCGGGCCGAGGCGATCGAGCTCGCGCGGCTCGGCGCGAGCGTGGTCGTCAACGACTTCGGCCAGAGCGGCCGGGACGGCTCCGGGGAGGCCTCGGCCGCCCCGGCCGAGGAGGTCGCCGCGGAGATCCGCGCCGCGGGCGGCCGGGCGGTGGCGCACCTGGGCGACGTGGCCGACTTCGAGCAGGCGCGGGAACTGGTCGAGCTGGCGGTGTCCAGCTTCGGGAAGCTGGACGTCCTGGTCAACAACGCGGGCATCCTGCGCGACCGGATGGTCTTCTCGATGTCGGAGGAGGAGTGGGACTCGGTGATCCGGGTCCACCTCAAGGGCCACTTCAACACCACGCACTTCGCGTCCGTGCACTGGCGCGAGCGCTCGAAGGCGGCGGGCGGCCCGGTCTACGGCCGGATCGTGAACACCTCCTCTGAGGCCTTCCTCGGCGGTTCGGCCGGCCAGCCGAACTACGCGGCGGCCAAGGGCGGCATCGTGGGCCTCACCACCTCGACCGCCCTCGCGCTCGCGAAGTACGGGGTGACGGCCAACGCCATCTGCCCGCGCGCCCGCACCCGGATGACCGAGGACGTCTTCGCCGGCTTCCAGGTCCCCGAGGAGGGCAAGCTGGACGCCCTCGCCCCCGAGCACGTCGCACCGCTCGTCGGGTACCTGGCCTCGCCCGCTTCCGCCCGGGCCAACGGCCAGCTGTTCGTCGTGCACGGCGGGATCGTGGTCGTGATGGAACGCCCCAAGGTGGCCGCCAAGTTCGACACGGCCAAGGAGTCCTTCTCCTTCGAGGAGCTCGACGAGCTCCTGACCCCGCACTACGCGTCCCGCCCGGCGAACGAGACCTTCGCCGCGACGGAGGTACTGGGCCTCAAGCACGCCTAG